From Zingiber officinale cultivar Zhangliang chromosome 5B, Zo_v1.1, whole genome shotgun sequence, the proteins below share one genomic window:
- the LOC121984905 gene encoding plant cysteine oxidase 2-like yields the protein MRVSRNLVADDHDGRVELAPENSKGPSKKGKRRQKKAVRAVQRLFETCKQVFSEGGPAGIIPSPEDVERLRSLLDTLKPGDVGLSLNLPYFENFGIDGPPPVTYLHLYECPNFSIGIFCLPRAAAIPLHNHPSMTVFSKILLGSMHIKSYDWVTQSLNENIKSSSGACLAKMNTDTVFTAPCRTSVLYPTSGGNLHCFTAVTSCAVLDVLGPPYNVDEGRTCTYYKEYAFSTFPGDATLLSGKNEEYAWLEERGSKPDDLVVRGAEYRGPRILER from the exons ATGAGGGTTAGCAGAAACTTGGTTGCCGACGACCACGACGGGAGGGTAGAATTGGCCCCCGAGAACAGCAAGGGTCCTTCCAAGAAGGGCAAGCGGCGGCAGAAGAAGGCGGTGAGAGCTGTGCAAAGGCTGTTTGAGACTTGCAAACAGGTTTTTTCTGAAGGCGGACCAGCCGGAATCATTCCATCACCGGAGGATGTTGAACGCCTTCGATCTTTACTAG ATACTCTGAAGCCTGGTGATGTTGGTCTAAGTCTGAACTtgccatattttgaaaattttgggaTTGATGGACCTCCTCCTGTAACATATTTGCATCTTTACGAGTGCCCGAATTTTTCA ATTGGTATCTTTTGCTTACCACGAGCAGCTGCAATTCCACTCCACAATCACCCAAGCATGACTGTGTTTAGCAAAATCCTTCTTGGGTCCATGCACATTAAATCATACGACTGGGTTACTCAGAGCTTGAACGAGAATATCAAATCGTCTAGTG GTGCATGTCTAGCCAAGATGAACACTGATACCGTCTTTACCGCGCCCTGTCGGACATCTGTTTTATACCCTACCTCGGGGGGTAACTTGCATTGTTTTACTGCAGTAACCTCATGTGCAGTGTTAGACGTCCTTGGACCACCATATAATGTCGACGAAGGGCGCACCTGTACGTACTACAAGGAATATGCATTCTCAACTTTCCCGG GTGATGCGACTCTACTGTCAGGCAAGAACGAGGAGTATGCATGGCTCGAAGAGAGGGGGAGCAAGCCAGATGATCTTGTCGTGCGTGGGGCAGAGTATAGAGGTCCGAGGATTTTAGAACGCTGA